One Tolypothrix bouteillei VB521301 DNA window includes the following coding sequences:
- a CDS encoding ATP-binding protein, translated as MPTKKNKPPELQRPAAETLYADELKRLAEADGDTPRPGGWKLTPRSVLKFLLGDKQLHIKTKFVGNRSLIERCIVALATHRGLMLIGEPGTAKSYLSELLAAAISQDSTLTIQGSAGTTEDSIKYSWNYALLLAEGPNERSLVAAPLYRGMQEGKIVRFEEITRCPLEIQDTLLSILSDRVMTIPELPDEQSRTLYSRLGFNVIATANTRDRGVNEMSAALKRRFNFETVHPITDLRQEMELVQQETDRLLRQAGIPLNLPSDLTEVLVTTFRELRTGKTNDGRTFEALSTVMSTAEAISVGYAAGIHAYYYGEGRLNASYILQSLVGSAIKDSSEDFKRLRHYFNHVVKDRKQKVWQEYYESQKYLF; from the coding sequence ATGCCAACCAAAAAAAACAAACCTCCAGAACTTCAACGCCCAGCCGCCGAAACCCTCTACGCCGACGAACTCAAACGCCTTGCTGAAGCCGATGGCGATACACCCCGTCCGGGCGGGTGGAAACTCACACCCCGCTCCGTTTTAAAATTTCTTCTTGGCGATAAACAACTGCATATCAAAACCAAATTTGTAGGTAACCGCAGCTTGATAGAACGCTGTATAGTCGCATTAGCCACCCATCGCGGTTTAATGCTCATTGGCGAACCCGGTACAGCCAAAAGCTATCTGAGCGAACTGCTTGCAGCTGCAATTAGCCAAGATTCTACCCTAACTATCCAAGGGAGTGCGGGTACAACGGAGGATAGTATCAAATATTCGTGGAACTATGCTTTGTTATTAGCTGAAGGACCGAACGAACGCTCTCTAGTGGCTGCACCTTTGTACCGGGGAATGCAAGAAGGAAAAATTGTACGGTTTGAAGAGATTACCCGTTGTCCTCTGGAAATTCAAGATACCCTGCTGTCGATTTTAAGCGATCGCGTGATGACCATACCCGAACTTCCCGACGAACAATCCCGCACGCTCTACAGTCGCCTTGGTTTTAACGTGATCGCCACCGCCAATACCAGAGATAGGGGAGTGAATGAAATGAGTGCAGCACTCAAACGCCGATTTAATTTTGAAACCGTCCATCCGATCACCGATTTAAGACAAGAGATGGAGTTAGTGCAACAGGAAACGGATCGGCTTTTGCGTCAGGCTGGGATTCCTTTGAATTTACCATCAGATTTAACTGAAGTCTTAGTCACGACTTTCCGCGAATTAAGAACGGGAAAAACTAACGATGGTAGAACGTTTGAGGCTTTAAGTACGGTGATGAGTACGGCTGAGGCGATATCTGTCGGTTATGCTGCTGGTATTCATGCATACTATTACGGTGAGGGGCGATTAAATGCTAGTTATATCTTACAAAGTTTGGTAGGGTCGGCAATAAAAGATTCTTCTGAAGATTTTAAAAGACTGCGTCATTATTTTAACCATGTTGTTAAAGACCGCAAACAAAAAGTTTGGCAGGAGTATTATGAGTCTCAAAAATACTTATTTTGA
- a CDS encoding DUF4132 domain-containing protein, with the protein MRDEIKVLIESWPEKSNSKYLQLEIHDYRLRTIDIIFGLGNAQLVEQHIRRQNIGLARASDIRIWLAYTEYSALDWVCRSIIQSPDLLESFTEAIKAPEAAPYMLELWLSLKTPQLARQWLEDNPVEAIVGLIPVAAGNVHPPINVKPSEMSRGALDFLKSMKRKGFDSIIQAALERESPEIAERIRVKIFNSEDLSYIPFDSHNTPKWLTLQVNEFRKFNSTKVCTWVAPADLPLLIVEENSLNTEQVAMCLFALKQSTLDSPHPLIPNLKKHCNQHSLDAFAWSLFQRWLTEGAPSKEKWAMAALGLLGSDSIALKLTPLIRQYPAENQHLRAVFGLECLRAIGSDTALMQIHGIAQKVKYQGLKKRANECLQAIARERKLTKEQLEDRIIPDLGLDARGQRVFDFGARQFQFILGDDLKPRVRDEKGKLSTNLPKPGAKDNPELAHQAIADWKLLKKQIEQVVKIQSLRLEKAMIVERHWQWLEFESLLVRHPLMTNLVQRLVWGGYNSSGEMLGTFRVAEDQTYANESDEEFIPEGMMTVVVVHPLKLTDSERAAWTQAFSDYEIIPPFPQINREIYTLQPQESQEKEITRFKDILIPGLTLARKMEHLGWVRGRLHDHGDYRVHYKYFAKANVTAIIGDYENQHVEQSSIWGDDAIDGCCFFTGDFSPYEYPEPGSWYHRQTQKEHLLLGEIDPLVMSEVLRDLYTVTAKAK; encoded by the coding sequence ATGCGTGATGAAATAAAAGTCTTGATAGAAAGTTGGCCAGAAAAATCTAATTCAAAGTATCTGCAATTAGAGATACACGATTACCGTCTGCGTACTATTGACATTATATTTGGGTTGGGAAATGCTCAGCTTGTAGAACAACATATACGTCGCCAAAACATAGGTTTAGCCAGAGCAAGTGATATTAGAATTTGGCTGGCATACACTGAATACAGCGCTTTAGATTGGGTGTGTCGCAGTATTATTCAATCTCCTGACTTGCTAGAAAGTTTTACAGAAGCTATCAAAGCCCCAGAAGCGGCTCCTTATATGTTGGAGTTATGGCTTTCTCTCAAAACACCTCAATTAGCCCGTCAATGGCTGGAAGATAATCCGGTTGAAGCAATTGTGGGTTTGATTCCAGTGGCTGCAGGAAATGTACATCCTCCTATCAATGTCAAACCAAGCGAAATGTCTCGTGGAGCACTGGATTTCCTAAAAAGTATGAAGCGGAAGGGTTTTGATAGCATCATTCAAGCAGCTTTAGAGAGAGAATCACCGGAAATTGCCGAGCGCATTCGTGTCAAAATTTTTAACAGTGAAGATTTAAGTTACATCCCTTTTGATAGTCACAACACCCCAAAATGGTTAACTCTTCAAGTCAATGAATTCCGTAAATTCAATTCTACAAAAGTCTGTACTTGGGTTGCTCCTGCTGACTTACCTCTATTAATTGTGGAAGAAAACAGCTTAAATACCGAACAGGTTGCTATGTGTTTGTTTGCCTTGAAACAAAGTACTTTAGATAGCCCCCATCCTCTAATTCCAAATTTAAAAAAACACTGCAACCAACACTCACTTGATGCCTTCGCTTGGAGCCTATTTCAGCGCTGGTTAACAGAAGGTGCGCCATCAAAGGAAAAATGGGCAATGGCTGCATTAGGGCTACTAGGGTCTGATAGTATTGCTCTCAAACTCACACCATTAATCCGCCAATACCCAGCAGAAAACCAGCATCTTCGTGCTGTATTTGGTCTGGAATGCTTACGTGCTATCGGTTCGGATACTGCCTTAATGCAGATTCACGGTATAGCTCAAAAGGTAAAATACCAAGGACTCAAGAAAAGAGCCAACGAGTGTTTGCAGGCGATCGCACGAGAACGAAAACTCACAAAAGAACAATTGGAAGACCGTATAATTCCAGACCTCGGTTTAGATGCACGCGGTCAACGAGTGTTTGACTTTGGCGCTCGTCAGTTTCAGTTTATACTGGGAGACGATTTAAAGCCCAGAGTACGGGACGAAAAAGGAAAACTCTCCACCAATTTACCCAAACCAGGAGCTAAAGATAATCCAGAATTAGCCCATCAAGCCATAGCCGATTGGAAACTGCTCAAAAAACAAATTGAACAAGTTGTGAAAATTCAAAGCCTGCGTTTGGAAAAAGCAATGATTGTAGAAAGACACTGGCAATGGCTTGAATTTGAAAGCTTATTAGTACGCCATCCTTTGATGACCAACTTAGTCCAAAGATTGGTATGGGGCGGGTATAATTCTTCTGGAGAAATGCTCGGAACATTTCGCGTAGCAGAAGACCAAACTTACGCCAATGAAAGCGATGAAGAGTTTATCCCAGAAGGAATGATGACGGTTGTTGTTGTTCATCCTCTCAAATTAACAGACTCAGAGCGTGCTGCTTGGACTCAAGCTTTTAGCGATTACGAAATTATTCCGCCGTTTCCACAAATCAACCGCGAAATCTACACCTTACAACCACAAGAGAGCCAAGAAAAAGAAATTACCCGCTTTAAAGATATTTTAATTCCCGGTCTTACCCTAGCAAGAAAAATGGAACACCTTGGCTGGGTGCGCGGTCGATTGCACGACCACGGGGATTATAGAGTTCATTATAAATATTTTGCCAAAGCAAATGTGACCGCAATTATTGGCGATTACGAAAACCAGCACGTCGAGCAAAGCAGTATTTGGGGGGATGATGCGATTGATGGTTGCTGCTTTTTTACTGGAGACTTTTCACCCTACGAGTACCCAGAGCCCGGTTCTTGGTATCACCGTCAAACTCAGAAAGAACACTTGCTGTTAGGTGAAATCGATCCTCTAGTGATGAGCGAGGTTTTGAGAGATTTATATACAGTGACCGCTAAAGCAAAGTGA
- a CDS encoding DUF4132 domain-containing protein, with translation MERETPPKLEITRSLNLNPEDWLRATWRPRNPLPRPEVKPFDKIKALKKLAKVWENINLDNSKARYIFEAWKKADIPHTMSRQEANFWLTAITTNERPTNIDLCESDVTLQDARRRVIEWCGKGLGIPPEIMIPIASLFSVIEFIVALFEIKPLEDWEKKLVSAGVTLRDRGTDLASRGIIEGFRIYILPYLTDAEIQEMRQYLRPFLDTQQHKYWLNLYDIAAMLGMHEELLTLQETWKNGGYKAYQYCIQAYSNHVFGFKSAQAVESWMRENKFLLCSSTDVRAWLAHTEYSALDFIRDSILLSNNKKIGAELLEAFTLVEAPEAAPYMLELILASKTPKIAQQWLNDRPNHAIFGLISMLCHKNYSPANVSQKQLSDAAITFLQSMVKKGHQSLIEAVLEQETGANTTRLREILLPATSGVIYLDAESTPTWCQTALVKSSDLKHIQLPKWAISHNLPSITTGNKCLNTEQIEICLRSLKESTLNSPHPLVAALKNNCNSASLDAFVWRLFEVWLEQGGPAKEKWAMAALGLLGSDAIALKLAPLIRKMPGENYHQRAVFGLECLRAIGSDTAIMVIHSIAEKVKFRGLKDEANKCIQAIAKERKLTAKQLEDRIIPDCGLDERGTKVFDFGSRQFYFVLGAGLKPMVRDADGRRRANLPEPGKQDDPEKAQQAITDWKLLKKLLTQVVKTQATRLELAMCNERRWKTCEFQKLLVEHPLMTHLVQQLVWGCYDRSVPLVTTFRVAEDRTFTDCKDNTVILNDMASVGVVHPCDLDEETRAAWRQILSDYEIIPAFSQINREIYTLKPEETDKYALTRFNDINLTYLADKPGWVRSYEGVDNGYLCWYSRQFPAANIGVRIGGDIDGCCFYPIHTSDLPVNDKFSDRINSLGAVRLGDVSPIVVSEVIRDLSSLSFDKQ, from the coding sequence ATGGAACGAGAAACACCACCAAAGTTAGAAATTACACGCTCTCTCAATTTAAATCCTGAAGATTGGTTAAGGGCAACCTGGCGACCTAGAAACCCCTTACCGCGTCCGGAAGTGAAACCTTTTGACAAAATAAAAGCTTTAAAAAAACTAGCAAAAGTTTGGGAGAACATTAATCTAGATAATAGCAAAGCTAGATACATATTTGAAGCTTGGAAAAAAGCGGATATTCCTCATACTATGTCTCGTCAAGAAGCTAACTTTTGGCTAACAGCCATCACTACAAACGAGAGACCTACCAACATAGATTTGTGTGAAAGCGATGTGACTCTTCAGGATGCTCGGCGTAGGGTAATTGAGTGGTGTGGAAAGGGTCTGGGAATCCCTCCAGAAATTATGATACCTATTGCCAGTTTGTTTTCGGTGATTGAATTTATCGTTGCTTTATTCGAGATTAAACCTTTAGAAGATTGGGAGAAGAAACTGGTTAGTGCAGGTGTTACGCTACGCGATCGCGGAACCGATCTTGCATCAAGAGGTATTATTGAAGGATTCAGAATTTATATTTTGCCATATTTAACTGATGCAGAAATACAGGAAATGAGGCAGTATTTGCGACCTTTTTTAGATACTCAACAACATAAATACTGGCTTAATTTATATGATATAGCTGCAATGTTAGGTATGCATGAGGAATTACTGACTTTGCAGGAAACTTGGAAAAATGGTGGCTACAAAGCCTATCAATACTGTATTCAAGCTTATTCCAATCACGTATTTGGTTTTAAATCTGCTCAAGCAGTTGAAAGTTGGATGAGGGAAAACAAATTTTTACTATGCTCCTCTACTGATGTTCGTGCTTGGTTAGCCCATACTGAATACTCGGCATTAGATTTTATTCGTGATAGTATTTTGCTTTCAAATAATAAAAAGATAGGAGCCGAATTATTAGAAGCTTTTACATTAGTGGAAGCACCAGAAGCCGCACCATATATGTTAGAATTAATACTGGCTTCAAAAACTCCAAAAATAGCACAACAATGGTTAAACGATCGCCCCAACCATGCTATTTTTGGACTGATTTCAATGTTATGTCATAAAAATTATTCACCAGCTAATGTCAGTCAAAAACAATTATCTGATGCAGCTATTACGTTTCTCCAAAGTATGGTTAAAAAAGGACACCAATCCTTAATTGAAGCAGTTCTGGAGCAAGAAACAGGAGCAAATACAACTCGATTGAGAGAAATATTATTACCAGCAACAAGTGGAGTTATTTATTTGGATGCAGAAAGTACACCAACATGGTGCCAAACCGCTTTGGTAAAAAGCTCGGATCTAAAACATATCCAACTTCCCAAGTGGGCAATTTCTCACAATTTGCCTTCAATTACAACAGGCAATAAATGTTTGAACACAGAGCAAATAGAAATCTGCTTGCGCTCTTTAAAAGAAAGTACCTTAAATAGTCCTCATCCATTAGTGGCAGCGTTAAAAAATAATTGCAATTCAGCTTCTTTAGATGCTTTTGTCTGGCGCTTATTTGAAGTTTGGCTCGAACAAGGTGGACCAGCTAAGGAAAAATGGGCAATGGCAGCTTTGGGTTTGCTAGGCTCTGATGCGATCGCTCTCAAACTTGCTCCTTTAATTCGGAAAATGCCGGGAGAAAATTATCACCAACGAGCAGTTTTTGGTTTGGAGTGCTTGCGTGCAATCGGTTCAGACACCGCCATTATGGTGATTCATAGTATTGCAGAAAAGGTCAAGTTTAGAGGACTCAAGGATGAAGCAAATAAGTGCATACAAGCGATTGCCAAAGAACGAAAACTAACCGCCAAACAACTAGAAGACCGGATTATTCCAGATTGTGGTTTAGATGAGCGAGGTACAAAAGTCTTTGATTTTGGTTCGCGCCAGTTTTATTTTGTATTGGGTGCAGGGCTAAAACCAATGGTAAGGGATGCAGATGGCAGGCGTCGTGCTAATTTACCCGAACCAGGCAAGCAAGACGATCCGGAAAAAGCACAACAAGCAATAACTGATTGGAAGCTACTGAAAAAGCTCCTTACCCAAGTGGTGAAAACTCAAGCTACGCGCTTGGAATTAGCAATGTGTAACGAACGACGTTGGAAAACTTGTGAATTTCAGAAGCTCTTAGTCGAACACCCATTAATGACTCATTTAGTACAACAGTTAGTATGGGGTTGTTACGATCGCAGCGTTCCATTAGTCACAACCTTTCGGGTTGCTGAAGACCGTACTTTCACCGATTGTAAAGACAATACGGTAATCTTGAACGATATGGCTAGCGTAGGTGTTGTACATCCCTGCGATCTAGATGAGGAAACACGAGCTGCATGGAGACAAATTTTGAGCGATTATGAAATTATTCCAGCATTTTCACAAATAAACAGAGAAATTTACACTTTAAAACCAGAAGAAACAGATAAATATGCCCTAACTCGGTTTAATGATATCAATTTAACTTATCTCGCTGATAAACCAGGTTGGGTGAGGAGTTACGAAGGAGTAGATAACGGTTATCTCTGTTGGTATTCTCGTCAGTTTCCAGCAGCTAACATTGGAGTGAGAATTGGAGGGGACATTGATGGTTGTTGTTTTTATCCAATTCACACATCTGACTTACCTGTAAATGATAAATTTAGCGATCGCATAAATTCTCTAGGTGCAGTACGCCTGGGAGATGTTAGTCCAATTGTTGTTAGTGAAGTCATTAGAGATTTAAGTTCTTTAAGTTTTGACAAGCAGTAG
- a CDS encoding HEAT repeat domain-containing protein gives MSNLTEALNRILNWLQQNQWIRFKETQNSASLLKPGLSRAAIDSLSRNSNLELPEEIYELYQWRNGDLIDEWDCIGLFDIYHDFHGFGPWGFIPFQGLVNVYMKKSQYYAHMEPETFSWISDFQSPTALEIFCCMSDGCLTGYVYQDETYKSFPVVFRDYKGGSDTVLRLYASLTDMMVTLAESYETAYYIGEDGYLKKDTNKVLEIWQKYNSNQLVEGVLNKIEQLEPTFPQLERGHELLKEVADILKFSQDRRLIEPLIRVLRRPPTNTQLDKNLDYFRQMSSLYLGWFGGTDAVEPLIDALLDEYWLTRYWVAITLGTLKDSRAVIPLIEILQDSQEMVRQAASEALSKITNPQSVTNPIYTNPAIANLDAAAALYGMTLSDIILPPDEETS, from the coding sequence ATGTCAAATTTAACAGAAGCTTTAAATAGAATTTTAAACTGGTTGCAGCAAAACCAGTGGATTCGCTTTAAGGAGACTCAAAACTCAGCTTCTTTACTCAAACCTGGATTATCTCGTGCTGCAATTGATTCTTTAAGTAGAAATTCAAATCTTGAATTACCAGAAGAAATTTATGAACTTTATCAGTGGAGAAATGGGGACTTAATAGATGAATGGGACTGTATAGGATTGTTTGACATTTATCATGATTTTCATGGCTTTGGACCTTGGGGTTTTATTCCTTTTCAAGGCTTAGTTAACGTCTACATGAAAAAAAGCCAATACTATGCACATATGGAGCCAGAAACATTTTCTTGGATTTCAGATTTTCAGAGTCCCACAGCTTTGGAAATATTTTGCTGTATGTCAGACGGATGTTTAACTGGTTACGTGTATCAAGATGAAACTTATAAATCTTTTCCGGTAGTCTTTAGAGATTATAAGGGAGGAAGTGATACAGTTCTGAGACTTTACGCCAGCCTCACGGATATGATGGTGACTTTAGCTGAGAGTTATGAAACAGCTTACTATATAGGAGAAGATGGCTATTTAAAAAAAGATACAAATAAAGTTTTAGAGATTTGGCAAAAATATAATTCTAACCAATTAGTTGAAGGAGTACTGAATAAAATAGAGCAGTTAGAACCAACATTTCCACAACTTGAGAGGGGGCATGAGTTACTGAAAGAAGTCGCAGATATTTTAAAATTTTCTCAAGATAGAAGGTTAATAGAACCTTTAATTCGAGTTTTAAGAAGACCACCAACTAATACACAATTAGATAAAAATTTAGATTATTTTCGCCAAATGTCATCATTATACTTAGGCTGGTTCGGCGGCACTGATGCAGTAGAACCACTGATTGATGCTTTATTAGATGAATATTGGTTAACCCGGTACTGGGTAGCAATAACACTAGGTACGCTTAAAGATTCTAGAGCAGTAATCCCTTTAATTGAAATTTTGCAGGATAGCCAAGAAATGGTTCGGCAAGCAGCTTCTGAAGCACTATCCAAGATAACTAATCCACAATCTGTAACTAATCCTATTTATACCAATCCAGCAATAGCAAACCTAGACGCAGCGGCAGCTCTATACGGAATGACTTTATCGGATATCATTTTACCTCCAGATGAGGAGACATCTTGA
- a CDS encoding site-2 protease family protein — MTFWFLLLLGLITYLMVQRSVSKITRTPVWLLWLVLMTPAFLWTAWTAIYGGQQPPPRALMVWPLIVCPILYWILFQWGRRSLKETQVEAETQKTSEPRELQLNVDPIAEPVPVRPIEPSEETQLRNCFPWSVYYIQNIEYRPQAVVCRGQLRTAPTNAYQRIKANIEAQFGDRFLIVFQEGLNGKPFFVLVPNTQSAKSTSNTGSEKLTRPVLASMLLAVTLLSTTLVGTTIAGVDTTTWQANPAELLKGLPYAVALITILGIHELGHYLTARYYKIRATLPYFIPMPFFLGTFGAFIQMRSPIPNRKALFDVSIAGPIAGFLATLPLLYWGLANSQVVPMSEKTGIMNPDALNPNYSILLAVISKLALGSQLTAKSAIDLHPVAVAGFLGLIVTALNLMPVGQLDGGHIVHAIFGQRTAVVIGQIARLLLLLLSLVQQEFFLWAVILLFLPLIDEPALNDVSDLDNKRDIGGLIAMVLLIAIVLPLPQSLARLLQI; from the coding sequence ATGACTTTTTGGTTTCTTCTTCTACTGGGACTCATTACATACTTAATGGTTCAACGTAGTGTGTCTAAAATTACCAGGACACCTGTCTGGTTGTTATGGTTGGTTTTAATGACACCAGCTTTCCTGTGGACTGCTTGGACTGCAATATATGGAGGACAGCAACCACCTCCAAGAGCGCTGATGGTGTGGCCGCTCATTGTATGTCCGATATTATACTGGATTTTATTTCAGTGGGGGCGTCGTTCACTGAAAGAAACACAGGTTGAAGCAGAAACCCAAAAAACTTCAGAGCCCCGAGAGCTACAATTGAATGTAGATCCTATCGCAGAACCAGTGCCAGTGCGTCCCATTGAACCATCGGAAGAAACCCAACTGCGAAATTGTTTTCCTTGGTCTGTATACTACATTCAAAACATTGAGTATCGACCCCAGGCTGTTGTTTGTCGCGGTCAGTTAAGAACCGCACCAACTAACGCCTATCAAAGAATTAAGGCAAATATTGAAGCACAATTTGGCGATCGCTTCTTAATCGTTTTTCAAGAAGGTCTCAATGGCAAACCTTTCTTTGTTCTTGTTCCCAATACCCAATCTGCTAAAAGCACATCCAATACAGGTAGTGAAAAACTGACACGACCCGTGTTAGCCTCCATGCTGTTAGCTGTCACGTTGCTATCTACAACTTTAGTAGGAACCACAATAGCTGGTGTCGATACTACAACATGGCAAGCTAACCCTGCTGAGTTATTAAAAGGTTTACCCTATGCAGTGGCGCTGATAACTATTCTAGGTATCCACGAATTGGGTCACTATCTCACAGCACGGTATTACAAAATTCGTGCTACTCTCCCTTACTTTATCCCCATGCCTTTTTTTCTGGGAACCTTTGGAGCATTTATTCAAATGCGGAGTCCAATTCCCAATCGTAAAGCTTTATTTGATGTAAGTATCGCAGGACCCATAGCAGGTTTTTTAGCAACCTTACCTTTACTGTATTGGGGTTTGGCAAATTCTCAAGTTGTACCGATGTCAGAAAAAACCGGGATTATGAACCCAGATGCACTAAATCCCAATTACTCCATACTACTAGCGGTAATTTCAAAATTAGCCTTAGGGAGCCAGTTAACAGCAAAATCAGCGATAGATTTGCATCCAGTTGCCGTTGCAGGGTTTTTGGGATTGATAGTCACGGCATTGAATTTAATGCCAGTGGGACAACTTGATGGGGGTCACATTGTTCACGCCATATTTGGGCAAAGAACAGCAGTTGTCATCGGTCAAATTGCTCGCTTGTTACTGCTGCTACTTTCTTTAGTTCAACAAGAGTTTTTCTTGTGGGCAGTTATTTTGTTGTTCTTACCTCTGATTGATGAACCTGCTCTCAATGATGTTAGCGATTTGGATAACAAACGCGATATAGGAGGACTCATTGCAATGGTTTTATTAATTGCGATCGTCCTTCCATTACCACAGTCCCTTGCTCGGTTATTACAAATTTAA
- a CDS encoding MBL fold metallo-hydrolase: MCPLPQESSITAKSPRAIFSNEIPDPGSLGSDLSPGTKIFAFPPNRDTLGGTAYFIVRNEGNILIDCPAVDTINQDFLHSYGGVSYFFLTHRGAIGKTEEIQQIFNCKILIQEQEAYLLPSLTVTAFGRELTLDSTVKMIWTPGHSPGSSCLYYGSSKGVLFSGRHLLPNLQGNPMPLQTAKTFHWWRQIESTKLLLKNFTRETLHYICPGANTGFLRGQRFIDNAYERLASWDGLGIGEVGARG, translated from the coding sequence ATGTGTCCCTTGCCTCAAGAGTCAAGCATTACAGCCAAATCACCACGAGCAATTTTCTCCAATGAAATTCCAGACCCAGGAAGTCTCGGTTCAGACCTCTCGCCAGGTACAAAAATTTTTGCATTTCCACCAAATAGAGACACATTGGGGGGGACTGCTTATTTTATTGTAAGAAACGAAGGCAATATCCTGATCGATTGTCCGGCAGTTGATACAATAAATCAGGATTTTTTACATTCCTATGGGGGTGTCAGTTATTTCTTTCTCACCCATCGAGGGGCAATTGGTAAGACAGAAGAAATTCAGCAAATTTTTAACTGTAAGATCTTGATTCAAGAGCAAGAAGCTTATTTGTTACCAAGTTTAACAGTGACTGCTTTTGGTCGGGAATTGACCTTAGATTCAACAGTAAAGATGATTTGGACACCCGGTCACTCTCCCGGTTCCTCCTGTCTTTACTATGGAAGCTCTAAAGGTGTGTTGTTTTCCGGTCGTCATCTTCTGCCTAACTTACAGGGCAATCCAATGCCATTACAGACTGCTAAAACCTTTCACTGGTGGCGACAAATTGAGAGTACCAAATTGCTGCTAAAAAACTTTACAAGAGAAACACTCCACTACATTTGCCCTGGTGCCAATACTGGCTTTCTTCGGGGACAGCGCTTTATCGACAATGCCTATGAACGCCTTGCTTCTTGGGATGGATTGGGGATTGGGGAGGTAGGAGCTAGGGGATAG
- the ctpA gene encoding carboxyl-terminal processing protease CtpA, with amino-acid sequence MGFMHKQVFRVGLSFLVAFWLGFCSFCQPATALTEQQKLISEAWRIVNRTYLDETFNHQNWAVVRQKALEKPIKDDQTAYTVIQKMLKSLDDPFTRFLNPEQYRSLQVNTSGELTGVGLQIALNPETGKLEVVAPISGSPAEKAGIRPRDRILKIEGFSTENLTLDEAATRMRGPIGSAVTLLIERDAGKELEVQLVRDRISLNPVIAELRTSPQGTSIGYIRLTQFNANAPMELAHAISSLEKKGANAYILDLRNNPGGLLQAGIEIARLWLNSGTVVYTVNRQGVQGSFDAFGPALTDDPLVVLVNQGTASASEILAGALQDNKRALLVGETTFGKGLIQSLFELSNGAGLAVTIAKYETPNHHDINKLGIKPDMQIPTESITREQVGTEADTQYQAAVQLLKKNAVVARG; translated from the coding sequence ATGGGGTTCATGCACAAACAAGTTTTTCGAGTAGGATTGTCATTCCTCGTCGCTTTTTGGTTGGGCTTTTGCAGCTTTTGTCAACCTGCGACAGCTTTGACAGAACAACAAAAGTTGATATCAGAAGCGTGGCGAATTGTTAATCGTACATACTTGGATGAGACGTTTAATCATCAGAACTGGGCAGTGGTACGGCAGAAGGCTTTGGAAAAGCCAATAAAAGACGACCAAACGGCTTACACGGTCATTCAGAAAATGCTTAAGAGCCTTGATGACCCTTTTACCCGGTTTCTTAACCCGGAACAGTACCGCAGTTTGCAGGTAAATACTTCTGGGGAACTGACGGGAGTGGGATTGCAAATTGCTCTCAATCCCGAAACAGGTAAGTTGGAAGTGGTCGCTCCCATATCCGGTTCCCCTGCAGAAAAAGCTGGGATTAGACCGCGCGATCGCATTCTAAAAATCGAAGGGTTTTCCACAGAGAATTTAACCCTTGACGAAGCAGCAACCAGAATGCGGGGACCAATTGGAAGTGCCGTTACACTGCTGATAGAACGAGATGCGGGGAAAGAGTTAGAAGTTCAGCTAGTGCGCGATCGCATTTCGCTCAACCCTGTGATTGCGGAATTACGCACTTCTCCCCAAGGAACGTCTATCGGTTACATTCGCCTCACACAGTTTAATGCCAATGCTCCAATGGAGTTGGCACACGCTATTTCTAGTCTAGAAAAAAAAGGCGCTAATGCCTACATTTTGGATTTGAGAAATAATCCTGGTGGACTCTTACAAGCAGGAATTGAGATAGCCCGTTTGTGGTTGAACTCCGGGACCGTTGTCTACACGGTAAATCGCCAAGGGGTGCAGGGTAGTTTTGACGCCTTTGGTCCGGCTTTAACCGATGACCCCCTAGTGGTTTTAGTGAATCAAGGAACCGCGAGTGCCAGTGAAATTCTAGCAGGAGCATTACAAGATAACAAACGCGCCCTGCTAGTGGGAGAAACTACCTTCGGAAAAGGTTTAATCCAGTCCTTATTTGAGCTATCAAATGGTGCTGGCTTAGCTGTAACCATCGCTAAATATGAAACTCCCAATCATCACGACATCAACAAACTGGGAATTAAGCCCGATATGCAAATTCCTACAGAATCCATCACTCGCGAACAAGTTGGTACAGAAGCAGATACTCAGTATCAAGCAGCCGTACAACTGTTGAAAAAAAATGCGGTAGTGGCTAGGGGTTAG